GCGTTAAAATCTCCCAGTGCTGGGAGAGAATAGTGGTGGCGTAGCTCTAGAAGCACGAGGCCCTGTCACATGCATCAGAGTTGAAACCCGAGAGCCGGTTCCAGCCTTGCTCTGGCTTTCAGGAAGAAATAAACAAGCTTCCTGGTTAATTATGCAAGACAGCTGACAAttcccacccctcacccccccctccacttgCATGCTTCCTTCCCCATCACTACTCCCATGATACCTTGGCAGGAGAGAGGAAATTCATGCTTACAATGGACTCCTCAAGGTGACAGAGACTCTCGGATCCTTCTGGAATGTCAGTCGCCACTTCCCCTGCCCTAAATGTCGTACGGTTCTCTCCCCGCAGCTGACCAAGAACGGCACCCAGGAGTCCGAGGAGGCCGAGCGGCTGACCACGGACGACATACCGGAGGACGAGATCGACATCAGCGGTGTGGACCTGGAGGACGGCTTCACCCTCCACCCGTACCCGTCCAAGATGCGGCACACCCTGCTCAAGAGCGCTGGCGTCAAGAAGGTGGACAAGGAGGAGAAGCGGCAGCTCCACGACCTCCGCCTCTCGCGGGAGGACTGCGGCTGCAGCTGCCAGGGCTTCTGCGAGCCCGAGACCTGCGCCTGCAGCCTGGCCGGCATCAAGTGCCAGGTACGTGACCGGTGCCGAGGAACAGCCAAATAACGACCTCCACCAGTCTCCAAAGTCTTACCGTTGTGACATATCGTTTTGGTTAACCATAGTGACTATAATCGGAGGTCACTTGATGCAGTAAGGTGACATTGTGAGAAAAGAGGAATGAATGAAGAATGAATAGTGAGAATCAGTTGCACAATGATATTGTCACAAGATTCCATTATAGTTTCATTTGATGTGCTGGACAGGGTAGTGTGCCAGCATAAGGTCTGGCTCTAAGCTTGTTGTACTCATGTTGACGTCCCGCTTCCCTGTCCTCCGCAGATGGACCACTCCTCTTTCCCATGTGGCTGCACCAAAGACGGGTGCGGGAACACGGAGGGCCGCATCGAGTTCAACTCCAGCCGGGTGCAGACACACTACATCCACACCATCAtgaagctggagctggagaagcgGCTGGAGGAGAGCTCGGACATCAGCGGGCGGGCGCAGGAGGTGGCCCCGCCCGAGGGCGCCCCCGACGTCCCCGCCTGCCCCTCCTTCCACTTCAGCTCAAACCTGGCAGTGGCGGGCGAGAACAGCTGCAGCAGCGACATGACCGACTCGTCCAGCTCCTCGTGCCAGACCGAGGACTCAGAGTCCGGAGGCAGCCCCCGGCCCTGCCATCCCCAGCTGGACGTGGACGACGACGGGCTGGCCCGCATCCTCAGCTTCAGTGACTCTGACAACGAGGACTGCTCTGGTGGAAGCGGGGGCGACCGGCTCGGCCAGCGGCCCCCGGCCGGCACGGCGGGCTTCTTCAATGACAACGACAGCGCCGCTGGGCCCGGCTCGGCGGTTGAGCAAACGGACAACCGAAGTCTGTCGATCTCCGAGTTCCTGGACGAAAACGCAAACCAGGCCTGTGCGCTCTTCCAGAGCGGCCCGGTCCCCCACACCCCTTCCCCTTCCATCGATCACTCGTCCAGCTACATGGACCTCAGCCTGTCCTCGGAATCTGACTTGGAGTTCCTGGACGGCTTCCCCGATTACAGCCCCAGTCCGCTGTACCACTCGCTGAGGGATTACGAGAACCTGGACAACTATTTTCATTTCCAGTTGCCTAGCTATCCCAGCCTCCCCCAGACAAGTGACTCAGGCACCTGCTTCCTGGAATCCCTGATTGGCTTGTCAGAATCTGTCCCAGAACCTCCTGCTACTTTTACAGACAATCAGCTCTTGGAAGAAGCCATTAAGTCATCAGTAATGGAATCTGTAAAGGTttaatggggggaaaaagcaaAATAGACATTATAATATATTGGCTGAGGACTGTACATGTATACTTTTTACAAATGTATGTGTTAATTTAAGGAAGCTGTgatctcccctcctcttcttgTTCAAATATTTCTCTTTGCCTTTCAAATGTTAGTAAAGGAGTCCATCATCAGAGCTATATAACCTGGCAGCTAACATGTTGTGTACAGAAACGTGAAAAGGTCATTCAAACCTTTAAGCTATCAGTGACCTTTGGCTGATATCCTATCCTGAGAAGCTTTGTACCGCACTCGGTACTCCTCCAGTGCCCCACAAAGAGTCACCACTTTATTTACACGTAGAGATTTGTTTTGGGGGCATTTTGAATTCTCATTGATTGTGCACCTCAGGGACTCTTTAAAGCTCTTTGAAGCAATGAATTGTGACTGTCGCTGAGATGGGATCCGGGTCTGTTTCATGTGTGAACTTCCCTCCCACCGCCCCAAATCACAGCATCCGTCAGTCTGGTTTCAGCTGATGGGTTTACCCCCCTACATTTCATCCTAAAActggaaatgtattttcccaCAATGATTTGGTATGGTACACAAAGCCCCCCTTGTCCATAAGTTGCAGATCAGCACTTTACCTGTGAGAATATTGAGAACTGGTCCAAGTTctggcagaaatgttttttcctttctgcCTTTGAAGTTGTCCTTGGGCAGTACTATTTATGGTGTTGGGTCAACAGTGCAAAGGGTTTACATAATACACTATActgagcattttatttattatgaactACCATATATATTACAGCTGAAGCTCGTATTAAGATAAAAATACCTAATATAACTGTAATACCTCAAAAGTATTacataatgttttaatttatttgtatgtatatttattttgccaatCACCAGACAAAACAGATTCAAGCAGCACTGCAGTTGGATATTATGACCCAAAAGTGCAACACCTCTTTCCCAAGACTAAACACAATGATCATGTTTACCATTTTCGGAAAAAATACCCAAGTGTTTGGGTTTCTGTGGGGGAACAACTTGGAATTGAAATGTCCATTGAAAGATATTTAAGAGCCTATTTtgttgcaatttaaaaataatcatttcaattaaattatttttcatttatgtcattTAAGTTATTGAATTTGCTGATAATTTGTCATCTGCTAAAAGGTGACTTAATGTGCCTGTTGTGCAGAGGAACCATGTTTGTTAGTTCAGTGTAAACAAAGGGCCTTATTTAGCTGTTGGACTGAGAACTGTGTAGCCTTCCTTTTCACTAAATCAAAAATTTTGGGTCTGTCACATTTAATAGTTAAATATTATAGGCAATTCTCTAATGTTTTGTAACTAAATTGtataaatgaaatcaaaattcTAATCTGTATTactgacaaaaaatattttactagtaaaaatatataaatcattttgCAGATTTTGAAACCTTTGtaatatatgaattatatatatatatatatatataaatgaagcTATTGCTGTCTGGCAAAAAGCATTTCAAGTTTTATAGTCAAATGAGATGCAGATATTGGAATTCCTATTTTAGTCTAAGTAATTCCACCAAAAATATAAAGTATGATTAAGCTGTATTTAGTATCTTTCGGTGAACATAACTGAGTTCATATGAACAAGGTatgtacatttttggttttgcagttttgtgaaaatacaaattttatgcAACTTTTTTACAGCTTTTCTTGTGCCAATCTTTGATTAATAGAACTGCAAAAAGAATATCTGCTATAAATGGCAATAATGCATTAAGCCTACAATGACAACAAGCTGAGATGGGGCACTACATATGAAACTACTGTACATATCTGACCTATGCTAAAGCTATCTTTAAATCTAATTTGTATCTTATAGGAATTGCGCATATATACGGACCCTAAACTTCAATTTTTAGTTGAAACATTCCAAGGCTTCCCTGTATACAGTTTACTTTGAAAAGTGCAAAACGAAACATTGGAAATATACTTGCTTTTGCCTTCATATGGTTTCcgtataatttatttcatttattttcagtgccaACAAGAAGGCACTTTTTGTAAATACTTTCTTCCCTTGTATAAATGTATTGCTGGTtatgaagaaatgaaaaatatggatatttattaatgtaacaATTATTCTATGTATTGAACTCTGAGGCTTTGCTTAATACTTTTATTACTTCTGCCTTTTATGTTGTACatatgtgtttttctgtttgttattttctgcTTAAATGGTACTGCCGAGTTACATGctgcttttttacttttacatttgcattgtaAACAGACTGTTTATAAAAGCCGTTTTCATTTCATCAAAGCAATTTGACAATGTTTCTATCGCTACAAATAAATGTTCAGCCTTTTCATAAATGACTGAATTTGGAtggatttttttaatggttctGAATGGTTCTTTCAAAGCAGTCAAAGCAGTTGAATATCTATTTATTTCCATACATACTGTGCAAGctttttttgtattacattttatgaaaggACATAAATGCATATGTGAAGGCAATTGTTTATTGACCCAAACAATCATCTCATGGTTCATCATGGCATGTTCTctataaacagaaaaacaaacggcaaaaactaaattaatttagGTTTAAGCCTGGTTGCAATTTTCCTAAATGAGGGCATCAGCAACATTTGATAAATATGGTTGGTGCCTCAGCTTTGGACTGGTGCCTTTGCTTTGCCACTTCAAAAATAAggtggaaacaaacaaaataactgACTAAACTGACATACTTCTGAGAATGCTGTCCTCCTGATAATGGGCGTAGAATTGCTTTCGAATGTAATTCTGGTGTTCAGGTGTGGAAAAAGATAAGCGTATTGCAATCAGATGATGGCCCTCCAACAAATAAGCGCACTTCATGTCAAGAGAGAATTGC
This is a stretch of genomic DNA from Anguilla rostrata isolate EN2019 chromosome 4, ASM1855537v3, whole genome shotgun sequence. It encodes these proteins:
- the csrnp1b gene encoding cysteine/serine-rich nuclear protein 1b, with the protein product MSGILKRKFEEVDEDPCCSSSSPSSLSSSAYSEWDSDGESCSSEALDSRPSSPSSSAMQFPFTSILKKAKRARRGNVQFDQVTVFYFPRCQGFTSVPSRGGCTLGMVRQHSARRQYTLAEFADKQRRLRREKLKQRLKEEKLEALKLKLTKNGTQESEEAERLTTDDIPEDEIDISGVDLEDGFTLHPYPSKMRHTLLKSAGVKKVDKEEKRQLHDLRLSREDCGCSCQGFCEPETCACSLAGIKCQMDHSSFPCGCTKDGCGNTEGRIEFNSSRVQTHYIHTIMKLELEKRLEESSDISGRAQEVAPPEGAPDVPACPSFHFSSNLAVAGENSCSSDMTDSSSSSCQTEDSESGGSPRPCHPQLDVDDDGLARILSFSDSDNEDCSGGSGGDRLGQRPPAGTAGFFNDNDSAAGPGSAVEQTDNRSLSISEFLDENANQACALFQSGPVPHTPSPSIDHSSSYMDLSLSSESDLEFLDGFPDYSPSPLYHSLRDYENLDNYFHFQLPSYPSLPQTSDSGTCFLESLIGLSESVPEPPATFTDNQLLEEAIKSSVMESVKV